A window of Perognathus longimembris pacificus isolate PPM17 chromosome 6, ASM2315922v1, whole genome shotgun sequence contains these coding sequences:
- the Tdrd6 gene encoding tudor domain-containing protein 6 isoform X3, translating into MSWTPGLPPPGASLTLRVTFVDVHPDVIPVQLWGLVGQRREEYVRLSREIQEAAATRGPWALGGAPAAPGELCLVQVGLVWHRCRVVSRQAQESRVFLLDEGRTMAAGAGSLAPGRSEFFHLPSEVLGCVLAGLAPAGGGGAGGGEPQTWAPGAVDFLSGLQGQELRGRVLDVLLPYRLVLLEVPAVFQQMQELGLARQVPDGLFCFLLKRYLASVGKAASGTPVLPRVLPKPEPPGLDYFYPQLQLGVTEPVVVTQVCHPHRIHCQLRSLSQEIRRLSESMAQAYRASPPAARGTGDESAGAAAGPAGGGPGGGGGEEREESPDKPGSPCASCGLDGRWYRALLLETFRPQRCAQVLHVDYGRKELVSCSSLRYLLPEYFRMPVVTYPCALYGLWDCGRGWSRSQVGDLKALILGQAVNAKIEFYCSLEHAYYVTLYGEDGLNLNCAFGVQACCLADRFLRSSRGGGSDGEEDEEDEEEEEAAAAAAAGAALLLPPSPPPAEEERDAFPPRALRSIRLRMNAFYDAQVEFVQSPSEFWIRLRKHGRAFHRLARKMGSFYASASKLDGVVLRPEPDDLCCVKWKENGYFRATVTRLDGQSVDVFLVDRGNSETVDWYDVRMLLPQFRQLPVLALRCALADIWPLGKSWSQEAISFFKKTVLHKELVIHILDRQDHQYIIEILDESRTGEENISKVIAQAGYAKYQEFETQGNGPSPGQGAGAFLAESHKAACSAQKVGEQRAKMENKTSSALETPSDPAMAAHVLAGQVVLEKEKGIPLGSPPVPSFLSMKAADLCWKNELEVGTTVEVKVSCVENPSSFWCQLSKDTQGFRTLMCDIADYCENTPAPYQGITPACLAKRAESGKWSRALICGAPSSELVSVVFIDYGDKDTVPVRNIYAMTNDFLTVRAQAFRCSLYNLIQPTGENPFVWDEKAVQAFSGFVNNAWQNNLELKCTIFALASVQDAEPFNVVDLLTPFQSACHFLVEKRLARPVKLQKPLEASVRLHSYYYSTHDMKIGSEEAVYITHVDDPWTFYFQLARNSSVLEQLSYSITQLSDVLLKLDTSPSVPGNLCLAQYTDSNWYRGVIMEKDPNKVFFVDFGNIYVTNENLLPIPRDAYDVLLLPMQAVKCSLSDIPSHIPEEVTTWFQETVLDKSLKALVVAKDPDGRLIIELYDDSIQINASINEKVGLLGCKNRIKKKQKEGEAFFTSETPEEKHDTVKLSPTAYLSKSGESRLHGGEILGDACKPKMSSLCKEFRGLQSPAKTSLFPQYQDPVENTNEPGFPLARVKKDIFEDAPLQTLRVEGTLPERRAGAPGNKDLPRKLGELPKKMISPGLKTTVYVSHVNNISDFYVQLMEDEAEINQLSERLNNAQTLPQHYTGPPLQSGNVICALFPEDNLWYRAVVRERQPNDFLSVQFIDYGNVSVVHATKTGRLEPANALLPGLCVHCSLRGLCVPDIIDCKEITTYFSQRTDEAQMECEFIKFQDRWEVILTDDRGMIAEDVVNRYASIEKPRAGLATPIVKGDRSKSANRPDVDTSVFLNWYNPQMKALRAYATVIDGPEYFWCQFANTEELQYLETEVQNAGKQILEWRNRIHSPQIGDPCIVKYREDGHYYRALITSICEDDFLTVRLVDFGNMEDCVDPKAVWNIPGELLMVPMQAFPCCLAGFHVSGGACPQDGNDYFYEIVTQDVLEVTILEIQKDVCDIPLAIVDLRSRGESINEKMKKYAKLGLPKSGLSYEKKGPEVKGGSGPPSPGLGPQKPGNKAVQEQASSYAEPEPEQLPDRGEKELHALDAKPSKFYDLGPDCVFEASENSCKDHMASEVLEGGLEGPPGDPGTFEEKYLMAGFGTASSLASEVKELLEASSLELPLSPDEESREFLELEPMELQCSLVGDEDKEDLDPGPPPGSLSPGRGPGGALEPFAAQLSLEGEAEQQPELELPLSQPFPEAGLDALPARAAQQPQDSRCAGDRSRSSCAAPADDQHAGASGGAPLPTDESPFGEDFPTYRGRNAAGLPPAPLVPTEEPREGRKQVHMAADHISVQLQNTYTLKGFSVGSKCVVWSSLRNTWSKCEILEIAEEGTRKRGCEILE; encoded by the coding sequence ATGAGCTGGACGCCGGGGCTCCCGCCGCCGGGGGCGTCGCTGACCCTGCGGGTGACCTTCGTGGACGTGCACCCCGACGTGATCCCCGTGCAGCTGTGGGGCCTGGTGGGCCAGCGGCGGGAGGAGTACGTGCGGCTGAGCCGGGAGATCCAGGAGGCGGCGGCGACGCGCGGGCCCTGGGCGCTGGGCGGCGCCCCGGCGGCGCCGGGCGAGCTGTGCCTGGTGCAGGTGGGGCTCGTGTGGCACCGCTGCCGCGTGGTGAGCCGCCAGGCGCAGGAGAGCCGCGTCTTCCTGCTGGACGAGGGCCGCACCAtggcggcgggcgcgggctcgCTGGCGCCGGGCCGCAGCGAGTTCTTCCACCTGCCGTCGGAGGTGCTGGGCTGCGTGCTGGCGGGCCTGGCGcccgcgggcggcgggggcgcgggcgggggcgaGCCGCAGACGTGGGCGCCCGGCGCCGTGGACTTCCTGAGCGGCCTGCAGGGCCAGGAGCTGCGGGGCCGCGTCCTGGACGTGCTGCTCCCCTACCGCCTGGTGCTGCTGGAGGTGCCCGCCGTCTTCCAGCAGATGCAGGAGCTGGGCCTGGCCCGCCAGGTGCCCGACGGCCTCTTCTGCTTCCTGCTGAAGCGCTACCTGGCGTCGGTGGGCAAGGCCGCGTCGGGGACCCCGGTCCTCCCGCGGGTGCTGCCCAAGCCCGAGCCGCCGGGCCTGGATTACTTCTACCCGCAGCTGCAGCTGGGCGTGACGGAGCCCGTGGTGGTGACGCAGGTGTGCCACCCGCACCGCATCCACTGCCAGCTGCGGAGCCTGTCGCAGGAGATCCGCCGCCTGTCGGAGAGCATGGCGCAGGCGTACCGCGCGTCCCCGCCCGCCGCGCGGGGCACGGGGGACGAGagcgcgggggcggcggcggggccggcggggggcgggcccggcggcggcggcggcgaggagcGGGAGGAGAGCCCCGACAAGCCGGGCTCCCCGTGCGCCTCGTGCGGGCTGGACGGCCGCTGGTACCGCGCGCTGCTGCTGGAGACGTTCCGGCCGCAGCGCTGCGCGCAGGTGCTGCACGTGGACTACGGGCGCAAGGAGCTGGTGAGCTGCAGCAGCCTGCGCTACCTGCTGCCCGAGTACTTCCGCATGCCCGTGGTCACCTACCCGTGCGCCCTGTACGGGCTCTGGGACTGCGGCCGCGGCTGGTCGCGCTCGCAGGTGGGCGACCTCAAGGCGCTGATCCTGGGCCAGGCGGTGAACGCCAAGATCGAGTTCTACTGCTCGCTGGAGCACGCGTACTACGTGACGCTGTACGGGGAGGACGGCCTGAACCTCAACTGCGCCTTCGGGGTGCAGGCCTGCTGCCTGGCGGACCGCTTCCTGCGCAGCAGCCGCGGCGGCGGCTCGGAcggggaggaggacgaggaggacgaggaggaggaggaggcggcggcggcggcggcggcgggcgcggcgctgctgctgccgccgtcGCCGCCCCCGGCGGAGGAGGAGCGGGACGCGTTCCCCCCGCGCGCCCTGCGGAGCATCCGGCTCCGGATGAACGCCTTCTACGACGCGCAGGTGGAGTTCGTGCAGAGCCCGTCGGAGTTCTGGATCCGCCTGCGCAAGCACGGCCGCGCCTTCCACAGGCTGGCCCGCAAGATGGGCAGCTTCTACGCGTCGGCCAGCAAGCTGGACGGCGTGGTGCTGAGGCCCGAGCCCGACGACCTGTGCTGCGTCAAGTGGAAGGAGAACGGCTACTTCCGGGCCACGGTGACGCGGCTGGACGGCCAGAGCGTGGACGTGTTCCTGGTGGACCGGGGAAACTCGGAGACGGTGGACTGGTACGACGTGAGGATGCTGCTCCCGCAGTTCCGGCAGCTGCCCGTCCTGGCGCTGAGGTGCGCCCTGGCGGACATCTGGCCCCTGGGGAAGAGCTGGAGCCAGGAGGCCATCTCCTTCTTTAAGAAGACGGTCCTCCACAAGGAACTGGTCATCCACATCCTGGACAGGCAGGACCACCAGTACATCATCGAGATTCTGGACGAATCGCGCACCGGAGAGGAAAACATTAGCAAGGTGATCGCCCAGGCCGGCTACGCCAAGTACCAGGAGTTCGAGACCCAGGGGAACGGGCCCTCCCCGGGGCAGGGGGCCGGCGCTTTCCTCGCGGAGAGTCACAAGGCGGCGTGTTCTGCCCAGAAGGTCGGGGAACAGAGAGCCAAGATGGAAAACAAAACCTCCTCTGCGCTAGAAACTCCCAGCGACCCAGCAATGGCTGCCCACGTTCTGGCTGGGCAAGTGGTgctggagaaggagaaggggatcCCTCTGGGTTCCCCTCCGGTCCCCAGCTTCTTGTCCATGAAAGCCGCCGACCTTTGCTGGAAAAACGAACTGGAGGTGGGAACCACCGTGGAAGTGAAGGTGTCCTGCGTGGAGAACCCCAGCTCCTTCTGGTGTCAGTTGTCGAAGGACACGCAGGGGTTTAGAACTCTGATGTGTGACATTGCAGATTATTGTGAAAACACCCCGGCCCCTTACCAGGGAATCACCCCTGCTTGCCTGGCGAAGAGGGCCGAGAGCGGGAAGTGGTCCCGAGCCCTGATCTGCGGGGCCCCGTCCTCGGAACTCGTCAGCGTGGTCTTCATCGATTATGGGGACAAAGACACTGTGCCTGTGAGGAATATATACGCCATGACCAACGACTTTCTCACCGTTAGAGCTCAGGCTTTCAGGTGCAGCCTTTATAATCTAATCCAGCCCACTGGGGAGAATCCCTTCGTGTGGGATGAGAAGGCCGTGCAGGCGTTCAGCGGATTTGTCAACAACGCCTGGCAAAACAACCTCGAGTTAAAATGCACCATCTTTGCTCTGGCGTCCGTCCAGGATGCGGAGCCCTTTAACGTCGTGGACCTGCTGACTCCCTTTCAGAGTGCGTGCCATTTCTTGGTGGAGAAGAGACTCGCCAGGCCCGTAAAGCTCCAGAAGCCTCTGGAAGCGTCTGTGCGGCTCCACTCCTACTACTATTCCACACACGACATGAAAATCGGGAGTGAAGAGGCCGTGTACATAACCCACGTCGATGACCCCTGGACATTCTACTTCCAGCTGGCAAGAAACTCGAGTGTGTTGGAGCAGCTGTCGTACAGCATCACGCAGTTAAGTGACGTTTTGCTGAAGCTGGACACGTCTCCCTCGGTCCCCGGGAACTTGTGCCTTGCCCAGTACACAGACAGCAACTGGTACCGAGGGGTAATAatggaaaaggatccgaataaagTCTTCTTTGTGGACTTCGGGAACATTTATGTCACCAACGAGAACCTCCTGCCCATACCCCGGGATGCGTACGACGTTTTGCTCCTGCCCATGCAAGCCGTCAAGTGCTCCTTGTCGGATATCCCCAGTCACATTCCGGAAGAGGTGACGACATGGTTTCAAGAGACCGTGTTAGACAAGTCCCTGAAGGCCTTAGTGGTGGCGAAAGATCCGGATGGAAGGCTGATTATAGAACTCTACGATGACAGCATCCAAATCAACGCCAGCATTAATGAGAAGGTAGGGTTGCTGGGTTGTAAAAACAGGAtcaagaaaaaacagaaagaggGCGAAGCGTTCTTCACCTCTGAAACCCCGGAAGAAAAACATGACACGGTGAAGCTGTCTCCTACAGCGTACCTGAGTAAGTCAGGAGAGAGCCGATTACACGGTGGGGAGATCCTCGGCGACGCTTGCAAACCCAAGATGAGCTCCCTGTGTAAGGAGTTCAGGGGTTTACAGAGCCCAGCGAAGACCAGTCTGTTCCCTCAATATCAGGACCCTGTGGAAAACACCAACGAGCCAGGGTTTCCCTTAGCACGAGTCAAGAAAGACATTTTTGAGGACGCCCCCCTGCAGACCCTGAGGGTGGAGGGCACCCTCCCGGAGAGGCGGGCCGGGGCCCCGGGGAACAAAGACTTGCCTCGAAAACTCGGCGAGCTCCCCAAGAAGATGATCTCGCCCGGCTTGAAGACGACCGTGTACGTGTCCCACGTGAACAACATCTCCGACTTCTACGTCCAGCTCATGGAGGACGAGGCGGAAATCAACCAGCTTTCTGAGAGGCtgaacaatgcccagaccctccCGCAGCACTACACGGGGCCGCCTCTGCAAAGCGGGAACGTCATCTGCGCCCTGTTCCCCGAAGACAACCTGTGGTACCGGGCCGTGGTCCGGGAGCGCCAGCCCAACGACTTCCTCTCGGTGCAGTTCATAGACTACGGCAACGTGTCCGTGGTTCACGCCACCAAGACCGGCAGGCTGGAGCCGGCGAACGCCCTGTTGCCGGGCCTGTGCGTCCACTGCTCTCTGCGAGGACTCTGCGTCCCCGACATCATCGACTGTAAGGAAATCACCACTTACTTTTCCCAAAGGACCGACGAAGCCCAGATGGAATGTGAATTTATCAAATTTCAGGACCGGTGGGAGGTGATTCTTACTGACGACCGAGGCATGATCGCAGAAGATGTGGTGAACAGATACGCTTCCATCGAAAAACCCCGGGCGGGCCTTGCCACCCCGATTGTGAAAGGGGATCGCTCAAAGTCTGCCAACCGACCGGACGTGGACACCTCCGTGTTCCTGAACTGGTACAACCCGCAGATGAAGGCGCTCCGAGCGTATGCCACCGTCATCGACGGGCCCGAGTACTTCTGGTGTCAGTTTGCAAACACGGAGGAACTCCAGTACTTAGAGACGGAGGTTCAGAACGCCGGCAAGCAGATCCTGGAGTGGAGGAACCGCATCCACTCGCCTCAGATCGGAGACCCGTGCATAGTCAAATACAGGGAAGACGGGCACTACTACCGCGCCCTGATCACCAGCATCTGTGAGGACGACTTCCTGACTGTCAGGCTTGTGGACTTTGGGAACATGGAGGACTGCGTGGACCCCAAAGCGGTCTGGAACATCCCCGGGGAGCTGCTGATGGTTCCCATGCAGGCGTTCCCGTGCTGCCTGGCGGGATTTCACGTCTCGGGAGGCGCGTGCCCCCAAGACGGCAATGACTACTTCTACGAAATCGTCACACAGGACGTGCTGGAGGTGACCATCCTGGAGATCCAGAAGGACGTGTGCGACATCCCCCTGGCCATCGTCGACCTGAGAAGCAGAGGCGAGAGTATCAATGAGAAGATGAAGAAGTACGCCAAGCTGGGCCTTCCCAAGAGCGGCCTGTCCTACGAGAAGAAGGGCCCCGAGGTCAAAGGAGGCTCCGGGCCCCCCAGCCCGGGGCTTGGGCCTCAGAAGCCAGGCAACAAAGCTGTCCAAGAGCAGGCGTCGTCGTacgcggagccggagccggagcaaCTCCCCGACAGGGGCGAGAAAGAGCTGCACGCGCTCGACGCCAAACCGAGCAAGTTCTACGACCTGGGACCGGATTGCGTTTTCGAGGCCTCGGAGAACTCGTGCAAAGATCACATGGCGTCGGAGGTGCTGGAAGGGGGCCTGGAGGGCCCCCCGGGGGACCCGGGCACGTTCGAGGAGAAGTACCTGATGGCAGGCTTCGGCACCGCCTCGTCCCTGGCCAGCGAGGTGAAGGAGCTCCTGGAAGCGAGCTCGCTGGAGCTGCCGCTCTCCCCGGATGAGGAGTCCAGAGAATTCTTAGAACTGGAACCCATGGAACTGCAGTGTTCCCTGGTGGGGGATGAAGACAAAGAGGACCTCGACCCGGGGCCGCCCCCGGGGTCCCTGTCCCCAGGCCGCGGCCCCGGAGGTGCCCTGGAGCCCTTCGCGGCCCAGCTCTCCCTCGAGGGCGAAGCCGAGCAGCAGCCAGAGCTAGAACTGCCCCTGTCCCAGCCGTTTCCGGAGGCGGGCCTAGACGCCCTGCCGGCCAGAGCGGCTCAGCAGCCTCAGGATTCCAGATGTGCCGGTGACCGGAGCAGATCCAGCTGTGCGGCGCCGGCTGACGATCAGCACGCGGGGGCCTCGGGCGGGGCCCCCCTGCCCACCGACGAGAGCCCGTTCGGGGAAGACTTCCCCACGTACCGAGGCAGGAACGCCGCCGGGCTGCCGCCGGCCCCCCTGGTCCCCACGGAGGAACcccgggaaggaaggaagcaagtcCACATGGCAGCGGATCACATCTCAG